ACAATCAAAGAATCCACATATCGATGAATGTAAGAGTCTGCTTGCACAGTTGCAGCCCACAGGATAAATCCAAAGAGCTGGCCTGGGTGCAGACCATGCCACCAAGCTGAAAAGGCAAACGTTGACAGCAGAGGATGAACTTTGCTGCGTTGAAACACAATCCTCCTCAGCCAATCGGCTGTGGTTTTGTTCCATGTTCGAGCAAATTCGGATATCTTATTGGTTGTTTCAAGTGTCCAGATATCAGTATCAGAGAGTGCAACTTTTTCAGTCCTTTTGTCTTCCAATCCCAAACCAATTAAATTATTGATAGATTCATTGAGAAGCCATTGTGAGTAATATGCTAATCTGAACATTAACGATGTAATCCAAACCAATAAAATATCTGTAGGAACATTCCATTGAAGGGGCCCTTGGGCACAAATATAATTTCTTACAAACATTCTCAATCTTGACAAGACAAAAAATAAGatgctcttttttaaaaatggccaCAAGGGACAGGTAATGCAACTCTGATCAGTTCCTTTGAGATTTTCCACatgaattttgaacattttataagTGTACAAAGGCCCTCCAAAGAGAGCCGGAAAGTACAGCATATAGCCAAGGTACGACAGAAAACTGTGGAGCAATTCCGAATCCAGGAGGTTGTGCTGCATAATTCTAATCGGAACTGAGATTTTACCTTCATGAACATCCAATGACGTTGATGTTATTCTTTGGGTCAACAGCATCAGAGATGACAGTGTAATTAAGAATCTGAAAGTGAAAACAATCAAAGAGTcagtcttacagcacagaaataagtcCACAAGCCCAGTTTGCTCATGTTGAATGACCGGACTTCCCCCTTTAGTCCACATTAGACACATCCCCCCTCCAAGCTCCTCCCATCTGTATAATTATCCATATCTTTCTTAATGGAAGCTAAtgcatctgcttctaccactttgaTTGACAGCTCGTTTGACGtgatcaccaccctctgagtgaagaactgtcccctACATTCTGTTTAAATTACCCGCCTCCATGAAATAGTCATGCCCTCTTTTAGATTTTCTTACTATTGGGAACAGGCTGTCACTATTCACccgatctatgcccctcatgaacTTCTGCTATCCtcaataataaatttaaaaggtCTCCGACAGATCTttcgccttcctgttctttgcttatttcttgaggaagggttcaggcccaaaacattggtaatatatctttacctcctagggacgctgcaagaccagctgagttcctccagcatttactgtgcgtTTTATTTACTCTTATTTTACCGGCTGCAACCCTGCAGCCTCTGCTTGCTGAAGCTTCAATGTCTCACTCTTACACTGTTCATTCCAAAATGCCTGCTCCATTTAAATCTACCTTCTGAAATGTGGagcattaaattaattttatgcagCAAAAAATTCAACTGCTGAAGAATAATTTTCCTTTAAATGAATACCCAGTTGCATAAAGTACTAGAACAAATACCAGATGGAAAAGAACATTGTCAGgtaattttgcttcagtattgGGTCTCTTTGTTCAATTAGTGTATCTATACATGTACCCAATATATGGAAGAATTGATTATTCCCATCCAGATGAGGGAGGTCATTAAACCCACCTTATCCTTCCATGTTAGGCCTCCCAAAATACAACACTTCATATTTTCCTGTACTAAACTCCAACTATTCCTCTTCCCACCTGCCCAACTGACCTTTGGCAATcatcttcactatctacaataccAGACACTTTAGTGTCATTTGAAAACTTGCTGAATCATGCTATGCATGTTTTCATAAAAAtccttgatatagatgacaaacagcaatgggcctAGCAATGGGCACATCACTAGCCACAGGCTTCCATTCCAAAACACAACCTTCTATCATCATtttctgctttcttccatgaCACCAATTTTCTATTCAATCTACTATCTCACCTTGGATCCTATGCTATCTAACCTTCCAGAACAGCCCACTATGCAGAATCTTATTGAAAGCCTTGAACTCCATGCAGGCAACATTTACAACTCTGCCCTTTTTAAacttcttggtcacatcttcaaaaaccCCAATCAGATTTGTGAAATATGACCTCCCACTGACTATCCCAAACAGCCCTTGTCCATCCAAGTGCAGGTACATCTTTTCCATCAGAATACTCTCTAATACCTTATCAACTACAGATGTTAGGCTCACTGGTCTGCAGTTCCTAGGCTTTTCCCTGCAGCCCTTCTTGAATCGAGGCACAACATATGCCATACTTCAGTCTTCTGGCAACTAACCTCTACAAAATGACGACCCAAAATTTTttgccagggcccctgaaatttcttctCTAGCTTCCCACAGTGTCCTTGGATATACCTGATCAGCCCCAGAAGATTTGCCTGCATTCATGTGCATCAGGATCTTCAGTGTAATACTGATCGCAAGGCATTGCCATTGACTGCCCCAAGATCCCCAGTCCTCGTGTCTTTCTCTGCAATTAAAACAGAGAAGTACTCATTGAGGACTTTACTCATCTCCTGTGGTTCCACACAGAGTTGATTGCATTGGTACCTGacaaatgcaatttttttctctGGTTATCCTTCTTCCATTTACAAAATTCTTGGGATTACCCTGAATGTTATTTGCCAGAGATATCTCCTGTCCCCTTTTTGCCCTTCTGATTTTCTTTTATAGCTTGCTTCTCAATTCCCCAAACTTCTCCAGATCTAACCTTTATCCCAGCTGTTTATATGTGCTCCAAGCCTCCTTCTTGCTCTTGACCAGAGCCTGAATTtccctctgtgatagtacagacctatcaccaatgtatatagttacagtatctagagtgtaatgactgtgcttacagcgattggctgagagcttagccacgcctactgtctgagccttaaagggttgtgtccctagccaggtcggatcattccggactggtcggccatctgtgaaaagctcctgtcttttgctaataaaagccttggtttggatcaaaagtctttggttctttcaacaagCTCTACACCCTCAAAATCCAAGTTTCCCTATGCTTGCATGTCTGATGCACTCGAACAAGAATGTGCATGTCCAGAATTTTTTATATGTaattattttgggttttttttggtccTTATGTCGCTAATATGTCTGGAAGGTAAAGGAACACAGTAAAATGCTACATGAATAGGGGATGAGGACTAATTTATTGTTGCTGTCTCTCTTCAGGGAAATTGTTTAATTTTGTCTCTAGATATATTAATTGGGATAAGTGAGGGGGGaacgaggggaggggggtgaaattTGGACTCGATGGTGAAGCTTGCATATAATTGGAAAATGTGTGTTTTATTATTAAGGATTGTTGACACTGTTTGAGTTTgaagtaatttaaataaaatattcaaaaaaaaagaatgtgcaTGTCCTGGATCACTGTCAAGACACTTTTAAAAACACCCTATTTTCCTAACATTCCTATTCCTCCAAACAACCTGTTCCTTTTAACTTGAGCTAATTCTTAAACCTTTAAAGTCGGCCTTACCCCAATTCCAAATTTCATCTCATGGTCCTGCCCTGTCTCTCTCCATAATTATCTTAAACCTAAAAGAATAATGACTGCTCATCCCCAAAAGCTCATAATGTAAATTTTTTCCACTTGTCTTTCCTAATTTCCCAAAACTAGATCAAGTATTGACCGTTCCATTGAAGGACCCTCTACATGGTGATTGAGGAAATTTTCCTGAATAGATTTAACAAAACCCCATCTAAAGCTTTCACACTGATTTTCcatgtcaatatttggaaaattaaaatcccctacaaTGACAACTATATTTGACCTACAGCTGATGGCATATTCCCTGTTCTCGCATTCCAATTGACTATTTAGGGGCCTATAAGGAGGTCATGCTTTTCTTGCTCaacagttccacccaaatagttTCACTAGCCAACCATTCTGTAATGTCCTAATTAGTTTTCTGTAATTGCTACCATATGACAGTCACATCTATCTGCTAAGTCCATCACTTTACCTGACAAGCCTTCAGCATTTAAACAATAAACAGATGTTGTTTGGGGGacatgcagtaaaacccctggtatctgtcacctatgggaattggtagatgccggataaattaaatttctggttgcttgagattgcatgttgcatgcaAGGCGGGCCAATTTTAAGTccatatttttaacctatttatatttgaattctggataacaggggttttattgtcTGTTCTCGATGCCTGCACTATTTGACTTATTGCAATGCTACTACCCAGACTATTGTCTTATTTATTTGTTCgtcgtatttatttatttgtccaaTCTGTTTatctataaatttatttttaggCTTTGATACAGGTAGCTCGGACCTTGGATAAAGCTGAAAATATAGTGAGTCAGAGTAAATAAAATAAGTACTAAGTATAGTTAATACAGAAGAGGTAATAGATAACAAGCAACTGCAAGAGGAAACTAAAAGAAGCATGGTACCTCAAGAAGAAGGTGGTCATAGAAGCAGGTGAGAGCAACATCCAAGTAGTAATGACTAAGAGAAGTTTCTAAGATTTTTAAGTTGTGAACTTACTGAATGTCTGTTGCTTCTTGCAGATAATAATCTTTGTAGTGCAGCCAAAGATGGCAGAGTGTCTGCCATGCCATCTGAGTGAGGAAGGACCAGCTGTGGACACTCCTGGGCTCCAGAATATGTATGAGTATCATTGAGAGAAGAGCAGGTATGAGCACCAGAATGGCATAGCATCCCATAGAAACAGCAGCCATTAGAAGTCCTCCAAACAGCAGGAACATATATCTGGAGGACAGTGAAAATTCTTCAGAAAATCAAGTCCACCTCCCTCtcactttaatttaaaaaaaattggatgtaGTGTGTTGTTTATTTTGTCCTGCAGCCCATTTttttgctgcccaaatacaccaatcaacctaaAATCCACGTAcatattgaagggtgggaggaaactggcgcacccagaggaaacccacaaagacctTGGGAGAATGTACGCTATTACAGCACTGGAATTGAATGCAGGTCTCTAGCCCTGCAATAACATTGTGTCAACCGCTATGCAAGCTGTGTTGACCATGGGAAACAGACTGTGGCTATTGACCCTCTCTCTTACTCTGATAATTTTATGTACTTCTATCATGTCACCTCTTGGTCTCTTTTGTTACAGGGAAAACAGACCAAGCCTATCCAATATCTGCTTACAATGCTTGCACAAATACTTGTGGGGCTCAGGAGTCAAACTCAGATGAAATTATTAAGGGAAATAAAGAAATTGTTCAATTGTTATCTTTCTGAATATTTTCCTATTGACTGCTCTATTAGGAACATTGAAATTGCTTCACTATAGATTGTAACAagggacagaaaaaaaaataaatcaaccaTCCAATAAGTCAATGATCCCTTACTCCCTCACTCTTTTTCAAGTTTCAAGTTGGGCCATTTGAACTGAGGGATCAAATACTTGAAAAGTTAGGTGTGATTGATAaagtcacattttaaaaaaaaaggaacattaTGTTAATAATGATCTCAATCTTTTAACCTCTACATCTGCTTAACTTTAAGTAATTTTCAAGAAGTTGCTGCAACAGTGAAAGGTCCCCAAGTCACAGGAAATGGCAGATTTTGAAATGATAAAGTACTTTACGCAGATGAATCATTTTGCAATGGAAAGCAGCTGATACaaatattgtcattttttttctctctgctattAATGTTAAATGAAGCAGCTGCTAAAAGATGGCCCCAATTTCCACTTTTGACCAGTGCCACTGATGGATTTTGCACTGACATTAAATTTAATCTTACTTGCTTAAACTGAAAGAAATAATCTACCAGATAGATTTCTCTACTGCAGATTAATTTGAGTTCTCTTTCAGTTGTTTTACATGGATTGCAGAAGGTAGAGATTTCCAAATATATCAGGTAAAAAAAGTTCCAGAACACCCAGtttccctttatttttcttataatGGCAGTTTCTGAAGTTTTAAATGAATTCATCAACCCGACTTTACAGCTAATGATTGACCTACCAGTCACGCTTTGCTTGCCTTGTTACCAATTAGTTGACTGAAAGCATACATGTGTACACAATCATCCAAGTTTCAGAGTACAGGTAACAGAACTCCATCTACAAATTATAGAACCTGTAATTACTGGTAACTCATTACTGACTAATGTTTCCTTGCTTACCTTGCAGTTAAAGAAAGATGTCCTGTGATGGAGAAGTTGTAAAAGATAACACCAAGTGGAACACTCATAAGCTGGTAGATGGTGACTGGATAATAGTCTAACTCATATTGTAGAAAATCTGAATCCATCCTAACATGGATATCACACAACCAGGTTGGGTGCCCTCTTCAAACTGAAAATAAGCTAAAGTACAATTAACCGTACCCAAAAGGGTTGCCAATTTGTACCATTCTGTGACATCAAACTGGCATGTCAAAAGCTTGCTTTTATTTAAACCATATGCATGAGAAAATATACAGAAGGGTGGGGGGCAAGCAAGCATGCCAATTAATAAAAGGGAAATAACTGTTCAACATTCTTGTTTCCCAGAAACTGAGCAAGTCCACCAAATAATTCCATCAACATGCTAGATAACAGCCTGACCATCTGATACATAATCTTACAACCACATTTTTGACTATTTGCTTTCCAGCATCCATTGTTTAGttagaaattacattaaaatgaaaatatggttttttttttcgaTATTGGGAACAAGCCTGTGTTTCTAGAGATCATGGGCTCATGCAGCAATGTCCTTCACAAGGAATTATAGTGCCTTTCAGAGTCACCAAGGAGAAAGAATAAatagaattgaaattgaaatgatGTGATGTGCTCTGTTCCAATATCATGATATCCCTGCAATTAAATTATGGGCTGTAAACTTCATGGATGTTGAGGAAAAGTCcagcttccaccctccaccctcattacattctacaggggagatgcattgagagcatcctatgtaactgcatcaccgcctggttcagGAACTGCACCATCTCAGAACACAGCGGATAATAAGGACCGCTGAgaggattattggggtctctctccctgccatggtAGATATTTATAATGGCCACTAATTGCAGAAAGCCATAAACGTTGTGAAGGACTCCATACACCCCTcccacaatctgttctcccttctgccatgcAGGAAGAGGTCCCAAAGTGTTTGGGCCCTCACAACTAGATTGCAAAAGTTTCTTCCCCCAAGCCATGATGCTTCTGAACTCTGGGGAGAGAGGGCaagcatatgtaacatgatatttataagtgatgttatttataaaaaaaagttactgatgtaatttagccatgtaaataaccagctccacgaTCCAGAGAAACGCTTTcttgttttcactgtacactgcaatgattatggtatgaatgacaaataaacacgACTTAACTTGACTTGTAAACTATTGACTATAGAATCCTGGCCATTATCAGACAATTAAATGGACcttacccaaaacattgactgactatttctacctatggatgtggcttgacttgctgagttgctCTAGTAGCTTCATGTTTCTCATAGTTGTCTACCAATTTGCcctcatttggcccatatccctctaagctTTTCTTATCCATGCGCAATAATCTATCcacttctatcacttcctctggcagcttgttttttACTGGCCAAGCTGTCAGTGTGATCGCtgttaaatctttcctttctcatcttaaatcttTTCCTTCTGGTTTTAGATTCCTGTGTGGTAGAAAGGCTACAACTATTTTCCTTACCTATGCCTTTCATAGTTTTATAAAGCTTTACAATATCCCGAGCTCTCGGGAGAAAAGTTCAGACCCTATCCAGCTTCTCATTTTAATTCAAGCCCACTAGTCCTGGTAATATTcttgtaaaccttttctgcaccctttacaGCTTCATGTTATCTTTCCTACCTCTGGGTGACCAGGACTCTGCACAATATTCTAGGAGaggtctcaccaatatcttgtaccaTTGTAACATAACATCCCTGCTCATGTGCAAATGGCCTGACCCATGAAGACAAGTGGTACCATTGCCTTCTTCACACTCGGTCTGCCTGAATCATCACTTTTATGGTACTATGTATCTGAATTACAAAGTCTCTACTATCTCCAACATTCTTCAGGACTTTACTGTTACACTGCAAGCTAAAGTTACCAAAGTTCAGCACCTCACACATCCAAATTTCATTCCATTTTCCATTCTTTGGCCCACTTTCTCACTTCATCTAGATCCTATTGTAATGTTACATAATCTTCTTACAGTCCACAATACCACAAAAAtgggtgtcacctgcaaacataCTCTCCATGTTAATGACAATATTAtctgaatatatatataaaacaaacaacAGGGGACTCGGTACTGAACACTGTGATTACAGGCCTCCAatcctctaccaccctctgactcCAACCACCAAATTTTGAATCCAAAATTCATGAGATGCCGTCTATCTCATGTGCCTTAATCTTCTGGATTAGGCTATCCTGAGGGACCCTCTTTACTAAAGTTAATGTGGACAACATTCACCACCCTGTGCTAGTCCATCTTTTTGCCCATGTCTTCAAAAATCCCAATCATATTTGTGAGACATAATAACGTTTAGGTCTGTACATTCTACAATGTGCATACATTGTGGCAACCGAACAGATACTTCATGGAGAAAAGAAAAGCAATTACTACAGTacatattaaaaagaaaaaatacaaaagatagattgaTAATAAAGATTCACAATTAATCATGATGCAAAGAACAAGAAGTGGTGTAACAATAGGACAGTTTTTTTGTGGTTACAAGTGGGAGGTTCAGGAGGCTGATGGTTGTTGGGAAGAAAttgctcttgaacctagagatgcagGATTCTACACCTTGTATCTCAAGGTAAGTGTGAGAAGAGGttttgaccagggtgatgggagtcctttatggTGTTGGCCACTTtttgtcaagtcaaatcaagtttattgtcatctgattgtacatgtctttatctttggcttggcttcgcggacgaagatttatggagagggtaaaaagtccacgtcagctgcaggctcgtttgtggctgacaagtccgatgcgggacaggcagacacgagtgcagcggttgcaggggaaaattggttggttggggttgggtgttgggtttttcctcctttgccttttgtcagtgaggtgggctctgcggtcttcttcaaaggaggttgctgcccgccaaactgtgaggcgccaagatgcacggtttgaggcgttatcagcccactggcggtggtcaatgtggcaggcaccaagagatttctttggtgcacctctctcacggtggccagtggagagctcgccatataacacgatcttgggaaggcgatggtcctccattctggagatgtgacccatccagcgcagctggatcttcagcagcgtggactcgatgctgtcgacctctgccatctcgagtacttcgacgttagggatgtaagcgctccaatggatgttgaggatggagcggagacaacgctggtggaagcgttctaggagccgtaggtggtgccggtagaggacccatgattcggagccgaacaggagtgtgggtatgacaacggctctgtatacgcttatctttgtgaggtttttcagttggttgtttttccagactcttttgtgtagtcttccaaaggcgctatttgccttggcgagtctgttgtctatctcattgttgatccttgcatctgatgaaatggtgcagccgagataagtaaactggttgaccgttttgagttttgtgtgcccgatggagatgtgggggggctggtaatcatggtggggagctggctgatggaggacctcagttttcttcaggctgacttccaggccaaacattttggcagtttccgcaaagcaggacgtcaagcgctgaagagctggctctgtttcgcgcaaacagaggaactactgacatggtctttgccctcagacagctccaagaaaagtgcagagaacaaaacaaaggactctacatcacctttgttgacctcaccaaagccttcgacaccgtgagcaggaaagggctttggcaaatactagagcgcattggatgtcccccaaagttcctcaacatgattatccaactgcacgaaaaccaacaaggtcgggtcagatacagcaatgagctctctgaacccttctccattaacaatggc
The Narcine bancroftii isolate sNarBan1 chromosome 1, sNarBan1.hap1, whole genome shotgun sequence genome window above contains:
- the mboat4 gene encoding ghrelin O-acyltransferase, translating into MFLLFGGLLMAAVSMGCYAILVLIPALLSMILIHILEPRSVHSWSFLTQMAWQTLCHLWLHYKDYYLQEATDIQFLITLSSLMLLTQRITSTSLDVHEGKISVPIRIMQHNLLDSELLHSFLSYLGYMLYFPALFGGPLYTYKMFKIHVENLKGTDQSCITCPLWPFLKKSILFFVLSRLRMFVRNYICAQGPLQWNVPTDILLVWITSLMFRLAYYSQWLLNESINNLIGLGLEDKRTEKVALSDTDIWTLETTNKISEFARTWNKTTADWLRRIVFQRSKVHPLLSTFAFSAWWHGLHPGQLFGFILWAATVQADSYIHRYVDSLIVRSRFLRFFYKSLTWVQTQLVTAYILVAVELRSFSYVLALCKSACAVFPLMHVLLLICIPNIPRKN